A window of the Oncorhynchus mykiss isolate Arlee chromosome 15, USDA_OmykA_1.1, whole genome shotgun sequence genome harbors these coding sequences:
- the LOC110490374 gene encoding neuroepithelial cell-transforming gene 1 protein isoform X3: MVAYDELGSLVPIKRTLQAIDCQNRGNKDSEEPSNKRVRPLGRVTSLANFISPVRNGAVRRFGQTIQSISFRGDGNGGKTPGVPQKPCSKAAAPTPPKRRNSTLWSETLDVHQKGTFSTKEIKRQEAIFELTRGEQDLIEDLQLARKAYHDPMLKLSIMSEEELSHIFGDLDAYIPLHEDLLAQLATATGPDGTVGQIGQIVVSWLPGLNAYRDYCSNQVAAKALLDQKKQDRRVQDFLQRCLESPFSRKLDLWSFLDIPRSRLFKYPLLLKEILKHTMPEHPDTPHLELAITIIQGVLSDINMKKGESESQYYIDKLEYLDDRQRDPRIDQCKSLLCHGELRNKSGTKLHVFLFTELLVMTRPVTRNEHHCFQVYRQPIPVQDLVLEDLQDGDVKMGGSFRGAFSNSDKAKNIFRVRFHEPSRGQSHTLQVNDVFHKQQWLNCLRSAISVHHPADVTTPTSSPAADAHSKRHSSKISSVVHTEEADENCPLTPAGATSASSSLCGDETPSPTSTSPSSRSSSSSSSPLSSPSPKHKTKKDKRSLCALGKRKETMV; this comes from the exons gaACCCAGCAACAAGCGTGTCCGTCCTCTTGGCAGAGTGACCTCGCTGGCTAACTTCATCTCCCCCGTGAGGAATGGGGCCGTCCGGCGCTTCGGCCAGACCATTCAGTCCATATCCTTCCGGGGCGATGGCAATGGTGGCAAGACGCCGGGCGTGCCCCAGAAGCCATGCAGTAAGGCGGCGGCGCCCACGCCGCCCAAGAGACGCAACAGCACGCTGTGGTCGGAGACCTTAGACGTCCACCAGAAGGGCACCTTCTCCACCAAGGAGATCAAGAGACAGGAG GCCATATTTGAGTTGACTCGCGGAGAACAGGACCTGATTGAGGACCTCCAGCTCGCACGCAAG gcgTACCACGACCCCATGCTGAAGCTGAGTATCATGTCGGAGGAGGAGCTGAGCCATATCTTCGGGGACCTGGATGCCTACATCCCCCTCCACGAGGACCTGCTGGCCCAGCTGGCCACAGCCACCGGCCCCGACGGCACCGTGGGACAGATAGGACAAATCGTCGTCAGCTGG ttgCCAGGGCTGAATGCATACCGAGACTACTGCAGTAACCAGGTGGCGGCCAAGGCCCTGTTGGACCAGAAGAAACAGGACCGGAGGGTGCAGGACTTCCTGCAGCGCTGCCTGGAGTCTCCCTTCAGCAGGAAGCTGGACCTGTGGAGCTTCCTTGACATCCCCCGCTCCCGCCTGTTCAAATACCCCCTCCTGCTCAAAGAGATCCTCAAACACACGATGCCCGAGCACCCTGACACGCCCCACCTGGAGCTAGCG ATCACCATCATCCAGGGTGTGTTGTCTGACATCAACATGAAGAAGGGTGAGTCAGAGAGCCAGTACTACATAGACAAGCTGGAGTATCTGGACGACAGGCAAAGAGACCCGCGCATCGACCAGTGCAAGAGTCTGTTGTGTCACGGCGAGCTACGCAACAAGAGCGGAACA AAGCTGCATGTGTTCCTGTTCACAGAGCTGTTGGTGATGACCCGGCCTGTGACGCGGAACGAGCACCACTGTTTCCAGGTGTACCGGCAGCCAATCCCGGTGCAGGACCTGGTGCTGGAGGACCTGCAGGATGGAGACGTCAAAATGGGTGGCTCCTTCAGAGGAGCATTCAGTAACTCAGACAAAG CCAAGAACATCTTCCGTGTGCGTTTCCATGAGCCGTCTCGGGGCCAGTCCCACACGCTGCAGGTCAACGACGTCTTCCACAAGCAGCAGTGGCTCAACTGCCTGCGCAGCGCCATCTCCGTCCACCACCCCGCCGACGTCACCACGCCCACTTCCTCCCCGGCAGCCGACGCCCACTCCAAGCGGCACTCCTCCAAAATCTCCTCCGTCGTCCACACGGAGGAGGCCGACGAGAACTGCCCTTTGACGCCCGCAGGTGCAACCTCCGCCTCCAGTTCTCTATGCGGGGATGAGACCCCCAGTCCCACCTCAACGTCTCCCTCCTCccgctcctcatcctcctcttcatcaccaCTATCCTCCCCGTCGCCCAAACACAAAACCAAAAAGGACAAGCGCTCCCTCTGTGCTTTAGGGAAGAGGAAGGAGACCATGGTGTAA